Proteins encoded within one genomic window of Candidatus Korarchaeota archaeon NZ13-K:
- a CDS encoding amino acid ABC transporter permease, with protein sequence MSIPEILSSIASGLTGTLELVLISAPCGTALGVLLGASAVYGGRILGGLARTFTAILTGFPLLVTMLIVFFGLPELGIYLSPEASAILSFVLCSGAYISQYVRGAIMSLDEGQSLAAKALGMTRTQEVIHIVLPQALRRALPGISNEIAYMVQYSSLAYAIGVQEMYGISKSLNSIEFRPLEIFTALSFFYLALSASVSLLFRAIQRRVRIPEP encoded by the coding sequence ATGAGCATCCCCGAGATCCTCTCATCCATCGCCTCTGGCCTGACGGGAACCTTGGAGCTCGTCCTCATCTCGGCCCCCTGCGGGACGGCCCTGGGGGTGCTCCTCGGGGCCTCAGCGGTCTACGGGGGAAGGATACTCGGGGGCCTCGCCAGGACCTTCACAGCCATTCTCACAGGCTTCCCACTACTGGTCACGATGCTCATCGTCTTCTTCGGCCTCCCCGAGCTTGGAATATATCTGAGCCCCGAGGCATCGGCCATATTATCATTCGTGCTCTGCAGCGGCGCCTACATCTCCCAGTACGTCAGGGGGGCGATAATGTCCCTTGATGAGGGGCAGAGCCTAGCTGCTAAGGCCCTGGGCATGACAAGGACACAGGAGGTGATCCACATAGTGCTACCACAGGCCCTGAGGAGGGCCCTCCCGGGCATATCGAACGAGATAGCCTACATGGTCCAGTACTCCTCCCTAGCGTATGCTATAGGGGTTCAGGAGATGTACGGCATCTCCAAGAGCCTCAACTCCATAGAATTCAGGCCCCTAGAGATATTCACGGCGCTCTCATTCTTCTACCTGGCCCTGAGCGCTTCAGTCAGTCTCCTCTTCAGGGCCATCCAGCGGAGGGTCAGAATCCCCGAGCCCTGA